A genomic stretch from Mycobacterium malmoense includes:
- a CDS encoding TetR/AcrR family transcriptional regulator — translation MARTVNVAEHTARRDEILDAAQRLILSAGYERLTVQDILNDLQISKGAFYHYFDSKPTVIEALTTRLVGDSERALAPIVENPGMGALDKLQAFFGEIIRWKSERQNLFVTMLPVWYAPDNLTFRLLVDRESAKRLAPLLSAIIRQGVDEGRFATAYPDHAGAIIFAIIQALQDEMAHRLLAAPHQSIQAPNVREMVKTHGAHMEAIERYLGVPAGTLNRVDARTVKSWIAALHHANAPADEKA, via the coding sequence GTGGCGAGGACAGTCAACGTTGCAGAGCACACGGCACGGCGTGATGAAATCCTCGATGCCGCACAGCGTTTGATCCTGTCGGCCGGCTATGAGCGCCTGACGGTTCAAGACATTCTCAACGACCTGCAAATCTCCAAAGGAGCCTTCTACCACTACTTCGACTCCAAGCCGACGGTGATCGAAGCCCTCACCACACGACTGGTCGGCGACTCCGAACGGGCCCTCGCGCCGATCGTCGAGAACCCCGGGATGGGGGCTCTAGACAAGTTGCAGGCCTTCTTCGGTGAGATCATCCGCTGGAAATCGGAGCGGCAGAACCTCTTCGTGACGATGCTGCCGGTATGGTATGCGCCCGATAACCTCACCTTCCGGCTGCTGGTGGATCGCGAGAGCGCAAAACGATTGGCGCCGCTGCTGAGCGCGATCATCCGTCAGGGTGTCGACGAGGGTCGGTTCGCGACCGCCTATCCGGATCACGCCGGGGCGATCATCTTCGCCATCATCCAGGCGCTCCAAGACGAGATGGCCCACCGGTTGCTTGCCGCACCGCACCAATCGATCCAGGCACCGAACGTCAGGGAAATGGTGAAAACCCATGGGGCGCACATGGAAGCGATCGAGCGGTACCTGGGCGTGCCGGCCGGCACGCTCAATCGTGTTGATGCGCGCACAGTGAAGAGCTGGATCGCGGCGTTACACCACGCCAACGCCCCAGCAGACGAGAAAGCGTAG
- a CDS encoding gamma-glutamyltransferase family protein — protein sequence MTTPFGWSFPYAWPRKPVLAENVVCTSQPLAAQAGLRMLADGGNAVDAAIATAITLTIVEPVSNGIGSDAFAIVWDGKQLHGLNASGRSPAAWTPEYFGGNAIPVVGWNSVTVPGAVSAWAELHAKFGKLAFERLFEPAISYGRNGFLVSPTVAEQWAAQVPLFADQPGFAEAFLPDGRAPKPGERFRFPDHAATLERIAATNGEAFYRGELATKLEAHALANDGVMRASDLAAHRADWVGTIDASYRGYTVHEIPPNGQGIVALIALGILEQFDMPSLPADSADSVHLQIEAVKLAFADAQAHVADIDHMALASEGLLDKGYLQQRAALIDRKRAKPASAGTPRGGTVYLTAADAAGMMVSMIQSNYMGFGSGVVVPGTGISLQNRGANFAAAQGHPNRVGPNKRPYHTIIPGFVTKDGAPVMSFGVMGGTMQPQGHVQVLVRIADHGQNPQAACDGPRFRWVHGTQVSCEKGFPQSTLDELRNRGHDLITVDDYNQFGSCQAIWRLDGGYFGASDPRRDGQAAGF from the coding sequence GTGACCACACCGTTCGGCTGGAGCTTCCCGTATGCCTGGCCGCGAAAGCCCGTCCTGGCGGAAAACGTTGTGTGCACCTCGCAACCGCTGGCCGCCCAAGCGGGCCTGCGGATGCTTGCCGACGGCGGAAACGCGGTCGACGCGGCCATCGCCACCGCCATCACGCTCACCATCGTGGAGCCGGTGTCCAACGGCATCGGGTCCGACGCCTTCGCCATCGTCTGGGACGGCAAGCAACTGCACGGACTGAACGCATCGGGCCGCTCGCCCGCGGCCTGGACGCCGGAGTACTTCGGCGGCAACGCTATTCCGGTGGTCGGCTGGAATTCGGTGACCGTGCCGGGGGCGGTGTCGGCATGGGCCGAACTGCACGCCAAGTTTGGCAAGCTTGCATTCGAGAGGCTCTTCGAGCCCGCGATCTCCTACGGCCGCAACGGCTTTCTGGTTTCGCCGACGGTGGCCGAACAATGGGCGGCGCAGGTCCCGCTGTTCGCCGACCAGCCTGGGTTCGCCGAGGCGTTCCTGCCCGACGGGCGTGCGCCGAAACCCGGTGAGCGGTTTAGGTTTCCTGACCACGCGGCGACATTGGAGCGCATCGCCGCAACCAACGGCGAGGCGTTCTACCGAGGGGAGCTGGCCACCAAACTCGAGGCGCACGCGTTGGCTAATGACGGCGTGATGCGGGCCAGCGACCTCGCCGCTCATCGGGCCGACTGGGTGGGCACGATCGATGCCAGCTACCGCGGGTACACGGTGCACGAGATACCGCCCAACGGCCAGGGGATCGTGGCTTTGATCGCCTTGGGAATCCTGGAGCAGTTCGACATGCCTTCGCTGCCAGCCGATTCCGCCGACAGCGTGCACCTGCAGATCGAAGCGGTAAAGCTGGCATTTGCCGACGCGCAGGCCCATGTCGCCGACATCGACCACATGGCACTGGCTTCGGAAGGCTTGTTGGACAAGGGGTACCTGCAGCAGCGCGCGGCGCTGATCGATCGCAAGCGGGCGAAGCCGGCATCCGCCGGCACCCCGCGCGGGGGAACCGTGTATCTGACCGCCGCCGACGCCGCGGGGATGATGGTGTCGATGATCCAGTCGAACTACATGGGGTTCGGATCCGGTGTGGTGGTGCCGGGCACGGGAATTTCTCTGCAAAACCGTGGTGCGAATTTCGCTGCGGCCCAGGGGCATCCGAACCGCGTCGGTCCCAACAAGCGCCCCTATCACACCATCATTCCGGGCTTTGTCACCAAAGACGGCGCACCGGTGATGAGCTTCGGGGTGATGGGCGGAACGATGCAGCCCCAGGGTCACGTGCAGGTGCTGGTGCGCATCGCCGACCACGGGCAGAATCCGCAGGCGGCCTGCGACGGCCCCCGGTTCCGGTGGGTGCACGGCACGCAGGTCAGCTGCGAAAAAGGTTTTCCGCAGTCGACGCTCGACGAGCTCCGGAACCGAGGGCATGACCTGATTACCGTGGACGACTACAACCAATTCGGTAGTTGCCAGGCGATTTGGCGCCTCGACGGCGGGTATTTTGGGGCCAGCGATCCGCGCCGAGACGGCCAGGCTGCGGGTTTTTAA
- a CDS encoding AAA family ATPase, with translation MGEAGGGVVLAGECREVLEWARARVDELVGLAEAKERFAVWCTAFQLDQCRVEHGLVRSCAGNHMVFLGAPGTAKTTFARVIGEVLFGVGTLTRPQVTVVSAHDIVGGDLWRGAARMRDVCEDARGGVLLIDEAYRLDSEIDGRAWGVEVINTLQACMAAYRNGLVVILAGYPGPMQDFLTAHAGLAARFPVTVTFASYTPEEIVALGCRLAGKEHLVVEDSAWELLGAEAIRLRSIPHGPGTLLDVAGNARYVGDVIAVCQRARTRRLRRLAPSPRDLEQLVRTDPCILHVSAADMGRAIAAARPAVTP, from the coding sequence ATGGGGGAGGCGGGCGGGGGTGTCGTGCTGGCCGGTGAGTGTCGGGAGGTGCTGGAGTGGGCGCGGGCGCGTGTCGATGAATTGGTCGGTTTGGCCGAGGCGAAAGAACGGTTCGCGGTGTGGTGCACCGCATTTCAGCTTGACCAGTGTCGTGTCGAGCATGGTCTGGTGAGGTCGTGCGCGGGAAACCATATGGTGTTTTTGGGCGCCCCGGGCACGGCGAAAACGACGTTCGCCCGGGTCATCGGTGAAGTGTTGTTCGGGGTGGGCACGCTCACGCGCCCGCAGGTCACCGTGGTCAGCGCCCACGACATCGTCGGGGGTGACCTTTGGCGCGGCGCGGCCAGGATGAGGGATGTGTGCGAGGATGCGCGCGGTGGGGTGTTGTTGATCGACGAGGCTTATCGGCTGGACTCGGAAATCGACGGTCGCGCTTGGGGTGTGGAGGTGATCAACACACTGCAAGCGTGCATGGCGGCATACCGTAACGGGCTTGTGGTCATCCTGGCCGGCTATCCCGGCCCGATGCAGGACTTCTTGACAGCTCATGCTGGGTTGGCCGCTCGATTTCCCGTCACCGTGACTTTCGCCAGCTACACCCCCGAGGAGATCGTCGCCCTTGGGTGCCGCTTGGCTGGCAAGGAGCATCTGGTTGTCGAGGACAGTGCGTGGGAACTGTTGGGTGCCGAAGCAATCCGGCTGCGGTCGATCCCGCATGGCCCTGGGACGCTGCTGGATGTTGCCGGCAACGCCCGTTACGTCGGTGACGTGATCGCCGTGTGCCAGCGTGCGCGGACCCGCCGGTTGCGCAGGCTAGCGCCCAGCCCCCGCGATCTCGAGCAACTCGTACGCACCGACCCCTGCATCCTCCACGTCAGCGCCGCGGACATGGGACGTGCGATCGCCGCAGCGCGCCCAGCTGTGACACCCTAA
- the purB gene encoding adenylosuccinate lyase yields the protein MSIPNVLATRYASAEMVAIWSPEAKVVAERRLWLAVLRAQAELGVDVPPEAIADYERVLDDVDLASIAARERVLRHDVKARIEEFNALAGHEHVHKGMTSRDLTENVEQLQIRRSLELVFSHGVAVVARLAERAVAYRDLVMAGRSHNVAAQATTLGKRFASAAQETLIGLTRLRELIDRYPLRGIKGPMGTAQDMLDLLGGDAAKLAELERLVAEFLGFTTVLTSVGQVYPRSLDHDVLSALVQLGAGPSSMAHTIRLMAGHELVTEGFAEGQVGSSAMPHKMNTRSCERVNGLQVVLRGYASMAAELAGAQWNEGDVFCSVVRRVALPDGFFAIDGQIETFLTVLDEFGAYPAVIGRELDRYLPFLATTKVLIAAVRAGIGREAAHHVISEHAIATALAMREGAAPDLLDRLAADGRLPLDRAALDAALADKEAFTGAAGNQIDEVVAMVDKLVGTYPEAAKYTPGAIL from the coding sequence GTGAGCATTCCGAATGTGCTGGCTACCCGGTACGCCAGCGCCGAGATGGTCGCGATCTGGTCGCCGGAGGCCAAGGTCGTCGCGGAACGGCGGCTGTGGCTGGCAGTGCTGCGGGCGCAGGCGGAGCTCGGAGTAGACGTCCCGCCGGAAGCGATTGCCGACTACGAGCGGGTGCTCGACGACGTGGATCTGGCCTCGATCGCGGCCCGCGAACGGGTGTTGCGCCACGACGTCAAGGCCCGCATCGAGGAATTCAACGCGCTGGCCGGTCACGAGCACGTGCACAAGGGGATGACCAGCCGCGACCTCACCGAGAACGTCGAGCAGCTGCAGATCCGGCGCTCGCTGGAGTTGGTTTTCTCCCACGGGGTGGCGGTGGTGGCGCGGCTTGCCGAGCGGGCGGTGGCCTATCGCGATCTGGTGATGGCCGGGCGCAGCCACAACGTCGCCGCGCAGGCCACCACGCTGGGCAAGCGGTTCGCTTCCGCGGCGCAAGAAACGCTGATCGGGTTGACCAGGCTGCGCGAGCTGATCGACCGCTACCCGCTGCGCGGCATCAAGGGCCCGATGGGCACCGCGCAGGACATGCTCGACCTGCTGGGCGGGGACGCCGCCAAGCTGGCCGAACTCGAGAGACTTGTGGCTGAATTCCTGGGCTTCACAACCGTTTTGACCAGTGTCGGGCAGGTGTATCCGCGTTCGCTGGACCACGATGTGCTCTCTGCGCTGGTGCAGCTCGGCGCCGGACCGTCGTCGATGGCCCACACCATCCGGCTGATGGCCGGGCACGAACTGGTCACCGAGGGTTTCGCTGAAGGCCAGGTCGGCTCGTCGGCGATGCCGCACAAGATGAACACCCGCAGCTGTGAACGGGTGAACGGGCTGCAGGTGGTGCTGCGCGGCTACGCCTCGATGGCCGCCGAGCTGGCGGGCGCGCAGTGGAACGAGGGCGACGTGTTCTGCTCGGTGGTGCGCCGGGTCGCGTTGCCGGACGGCTTCTTTGCCATCGACGGACAGATCGAGACGTTCCTGACGGTGCTCGACGAGTTCGGCGCCTATCCGGCGGTGATCGGCCGCGAGCTGGATCGCTACCTGCCGTTCCTGGCCACGACCAAGGTGCTGATCGCCGCGGTGCGCGCCGGCATAGGACGCGAGGCCGCGCACCACGTGATCTCCGAGCACGCGATCGCGACGGCGCTGGCCATGCGGGAAGGTGCCGCGCCCGACCTGCTGGACCGGCTGGCCGCCGACGGGCGGCTGCCGTTGGACCGCGCGGCGCTAGACGCTGCACTGGCCGACAAGGAAGCGTTCACCGGTGCCGCCGGTAATCAGATCGACGAGGTCGTTGCGATGGTAGACAAGCTGGTGGGCACCTACCCTGAAGCCGCCAAATACACCCCGGGTGCGATCCTGTGA
- a CDS encoding alpha/beta hydrolase-fold protein → MMARMPDLSRRAVLGLGASAAVGAVGAYALDILFQPRTSRAIPVATSISEASTQVPLAPTPSPPVEPAPSAQPAPTMVTGSFVSAARGGIPTNWAIARPPGQTKALRPVIALHGKGSDASTVMAGGVEQGLAQAVNAGLPPFAVVAVDGGGSYWHKRASGDDSGAMVLDELIPMLGGQGLDTSRVAFLGWSMGGYGALLLGGRLGPARTAAICAVSPALWLSSGAAAPGAFDGPDDFAANSVFGMPALASIPIRVDCGDSDPFYAATKQFIAQLPNPPAGGFSPGGHNPEFWSSQLPAELTWMAPLLTA, encoded by the coding sequence ATGATGGCCCGCATGCCCGACTTGAGCCGCCGCGCCGTGCTCGGTCTCGGCGCCAGCGCGGCCGTCGGAGCCGTCGGCGCGTATGCGCTCGACATCCTGTTCCAGCCCCGAACATCTCGCGCCATCCCGGTGGCCACTTCCATTTCCGAGGCCAGCACCCAGGTGCCGTTGGCGCCGACGCCGAGCCCGCCCGTCGAGCCGGCGCCCTCGGCTCAGCCAGCGCCCACGATGGTGACGGGCTCGTTCGTGTCGGCGGCGCGTGGTGGGATACCGACCAACTGGGCGATCGCGCGTCCGCCGGGCCAGACCAAGGCGCTGCGACCGGTGATCGCGCTGCACGGTAAGGGCAGCGACGCGTCCACCGTCATGGCCGGCGGCGTCGAGCAGGGTCTGGCGCAGGCCGTCAACGCCGGGCTGCCTCCGTTCGCGGTGGTCGCCGTCGACGGCGGCGGCAGCTATTGGCACAAAAGGGCTTCCGGTGATGACAGCGGGGCCATGGTGCTCGACGAGCTCATCCCGATGCTGGGCGGTCAGGGTCTGGACACCTCGCGGGTGGCGTTCTTGGGCTGGTCGATGGGCGGCTACGGCGCTTTGCTGCTCGGTGGCCGGCTGGGGCCCGCGCGGACCGCGGCGATCTGCGCGGTGAGCCCGGCGCTATGGCTGTCTTCCGGGGCGGCGGCGCCGGGCGCGTTCGACGGGCCCGACGACTTCGCGGCGAACTCGGTGTTCGGAATGCCCGCGCTGGCGTCGATCCCGATTCGGGTGGATTGCGGCGACAGCGATCCGTTCTACGCCGCGACGAAGCAGTTCATCGCCCAACTGCCCAACCCGCCCGCCGGCGGTTTCTCGCCCGGCGGGCACAACCCGGAGTTCTGGAGCTCGCAGCTGCCGGCCGAGCTGACGTGGATGGCGCCGCTGCTGACGGCCTAG
- a CDS encoding carboxymuconolactone decarboxylase family protein, which produces MDELRRKGLEKMNEVYGWEMPNIEGDAYFDLTVDHLFGSIWTRPGLSMRDKRIMTLTAVTAVGNRDLAEIQINAALLNGELTETELKEMAVFLTHYLGFPLGSALNGAVDTVVAKRKRAAAKGAGEDKKANVDAALKMHTGNTVD; this is translated from the coding sequence ATGGACGAACTGCGCCGCAAGGGCCTCGAGAAGATGAACGAGGTCTACGGCTGGGAGATGCCCAACATCGAGGGCGACGCGTACTTCGACCTGACCGTCGATCACCTGTTCGGCAGTATTTGGACCCGACCGGGGTTGTCGATGCGCGACAAGCGCATCATGACGCTGACGGCGGTGACCGCGGTAGGCAATCGCGACCTGGCCGAAATCCAGATCAACGCCGCCCTGCTCAACGGCGAACTCACCGAGACCGAACTGAAGGAGATGGCCGTCTTCCTCACCCACTATCTCGGCTTCCCGCTGGGTTCGGCGCTCAACGGCGCGGTCGACACCGTCGTGGCAAAGCGCAAGAGGGCCGCGGCCAAGGGCGCCGGCGAGGACAAGAAGGCCAACGTGGACGCCGCGTTGAAGATGCACACCGGCAACACCGTCGACTGA
- a CDS encoding FAD-dependent oxidoreductase produces the protein MKVWQTTCLVVGGGPAGMMLAYLLARSGVQTTLVEKHGDFLRDFRGDTVHPSTTEIMHELGLLEEFLREVPHQTMEQLGIGFQGRTFDLIDFRHLPTACKYVVFMPQWDFLNFLADKAKRYPSFRLEMNTEATGLLREGDRITGITAQSPGGPVEIRADLTVACDGRWSVIRERSGLPVREFPMPIDVLWFRLPRTDLAPETLGYLGEGQIVIAINRGEYWQCGTIIDKGGFERVRAEGLPAFRSKVAAAAPFLTTSLNSLTNWDQVKLLSVRANRLRQWWLPGLLCIGDAAHAMSPVGGIGVNYAIADAVAAANFLAEPLRKGRVSDDDLRAVQKRRQTPTRIAQRLQAAQTVNLARMSRTAPPLWTLRLVSHSAPVKRLLGRIVGLGFRREHVRTVERV, from the coding sequence ATGAAGGTTTGGCAGACCACGTGCCTGGTAGTCGGTGGCGGCCCGGCCGGCATGATGCTCGCCTACCTGCTCGCACGGTCGGGCGTGCAGACGACTCTGGTGGAAAAGCACGGCGACTTCCTCCGCGACTTCCGTGGCGATACGGTCCACCCGTCGACCACCGAGATCATGCATGAGCTCGGACTTCTCGAGGAGTTTTTGCGCGAGGTCCCGCACCAAACCATGGAACAGCTGGGCATCGGATTCCAAGGCCGGACATTCGATCTCATCGATTTCCGCCACCTGCCAACCGCCTGCAAGTACGTCGTCTTCATGCCGCAGTGGGACTTCCTGAACTTCCTGGCGGACAAGGCCAAACGGTACCCGAGCTTTCGGCTCGAGATGAACACCGAGGCAACCGGCCTGCTGCGGGAGGGCGATCGGATCACCGGCATCACCGCCCAATCCCCGGGTGGTCCGGTCGAGATCCGCGCCGACCTGACGGTCGCCTGCGACGGTCGGTGGTCGGTCATCCGGGAACGGTCGGGGCTGCCGGTCAGGGAGTTTCCGATGCCCATCGACGTCCTGTGGTTCCGGCTTCCGCGCACCGACCTTGCCCCGGAAACCCTCGGGTACCTCGGCGAAGGTCAGATCGTCATCGCGATCAACCGTGGCGAGTACTGGCAGTGCGGCACGATCATCGACAAGGGCGGCTTCGAAAGAGTGCGGGCCGAAGGGCTTCCGGCATTCCGGTCCAAAGTTGCCGCGGCCGCACCGTTCCTGACCACCAGCCTCAACTCGCTCACAAACTGGGACCAGGTCAAGCTACTGTCGGTGCGCGCCAACAGGTTGCGGCAATGGTGGCTACCGGGCCTGCTGTGCATCGGGGACGCCGCGCACGCGATGTCACCGGTCGGCGGGATCGGCGTCAACTACGCCATCGCCGACGCGGTCGCCGCCGCCAACTTTCTCGCCGAACCACTACGCAAAGGCCGGGTTTCCGACGACGACCTGCGTGCGGTGCAGAAGCGCCGGCAGACCCCGACACGGATCGCGCAGCGGCTGCAGGCCGCACAAACGGTGAATCTGGCCCGAATGAGCAGGACGGCCCCGCCGCTGTGGACGTTGCGGCTCGTGAGCCACTCCGCGCCCGTCAAGCGGCTGCTCGGCCGGATCGTGGGGCTGGGTTTCCGCCGCGAACACGTCCGCACCGTCGAACGCGTCTAG
- the purD gene encoding phosphoribosylamine--glycine ligase, giving the protein MRVLVIGSGAREHALLLALRKDPQVTGLAIAPGNAGTARLAEQHDIDITSGEDVVALAREVRADMVVIGPEVPLVLGVADAVRAAGIVCFGPSKDAARIEGSKAFAKEVMAAAGVRTAISEIIDSPALLDAALDRFGPPAGDPAWVVKDDALAAGKGVVVTPDRDVARAHAAGLLEAGHPVLLESFLDGPEVSLFCVVDGRTVVPLLPAQDFKRVGDGDTGPNTGGMGAYAPLPWLPDDVYREIVTQIVEPVAAELVQRGSPFRGLLYVGLAITAKGPAVVEFNCRFGDPETQAVLALLESPLGQLLYAAGTGALADFGELRWRDGAAVTVVLAAENYPGRPRVGDVVVGSEAEGVLHAGTARRDDGAIVSSGGRVLSVVGIGADLSAARTQAYEILGSIRLPGSHFRKDIGLRAAEGKVRV; this is encoded by the coding sequence GTGCGCGTCCTGGTGATCGGTTCCGGTGCCCGTGAACATGCGCTGCTGCTGGCGCTCCGCAAAGACCCGCAGGTCACGGGACTAGCCATCGCTCCGGGCAACGCCGGCACCGCCCGGCTGGCCGAGCAACACGACATTGACATCACCTCCGGCGAGGACGTCGTCGCCCTGGCGCGCGAGGTGCGCGCCGACATGGTGGTCATCGGTCCCGAGGTGCCGCTGGTGCTGGGGGTGGCCGACGCCGTGCGCGCCGCCGGCATCGTGTGCTTCGGGCCGAGCAAGGACGCCGCCCGCATCGAGGGCTCCAAGGCGTTCGCCAAGGAGGTCATGGCCGCGGCCGGGGTGCGTACCGCTATCAGCGAAATCATCGACAGCCCAGCACTTTTGGACGCCGCCCTGGATAGGTTCGGGCCGCCAGCGGGCGATCCGGCCTGGGTGGTGAAAGACGACGCTCTGGCGGCCGGCAAGGGCGTGGTGGTGACGCCGGACCGCGACGTCGCGCGCGCCCACGCCGCCGGGCTGCTCGAGGCCGGCCACCCGGTGCTGCTGGAGTCCTTTCTCGACGGCCCCGAGGTGTCGCTGTTCTGCGTCGTCGACGGCCGTACCGTGGTGCCGCTGTTGCCGGCGCAGGATTTCAAGCGGGTCGGCGACGGCGACACCGGACCCAACACCGGCGGCATGGGCGCCTATGCGCCGCTGCCGTGGCTGCCCGACGACGTATACCGGGAAATCGTCACCCAGATCGTCGAACCCGTTGCGGCCGAGCTGGTTCAGCGCGGCAGTCCGTTTCGCGGACTGCTGTACGTCGGTCTCGCGATCACCGCGAAGGGGCCGGCCGTCGTCGAATTCAATTGCCGCTTCGGCGATCCGGAAACCCAGGCGGTGCTGGCGCTGCTGGAATCGCCGCTCGGACAGCTGCTGTATGCCGCGGGCACCGGCGCGCTGGCCGACTTCGGCGAGCTGCGCTGGCGTGACGGCGCGGCCGTGACGGTGGTGCTGGCGGCCGAGAATTATCCCGGACGTCCCCGGGTCGGAGACGTCGTCGTCGGCTCCGAAGCCGAGGGGGTGCTGCACGCGGGCACCGCGCGGCGCGACGACGGCGCGATCGTCTCGTCGGGCGGTCGGGTGCTGTCGGTGGTGGGAATCGGCGCCGACCTATCCGCCGCGCGCACACAAGCATACGAGATTCTCGGCTCAATTAGGTTGCCGGGCAGTCACTTCCGGAAGGATATCGGTCTACGGGCGGCCGAAGGTAAGGTCCGCGTCTAG
- a CDS encoding PE family protein, which yields MSPVVAAPPARAGVLDMIIDPIIQPVIGAASTAALEGINAGAVALEGVGAGAAVFDGFHSAALESITSGINLSTAAADLGGVSAAASGTDPTTALNQLIYGAFDGFYNGIHAAGESWIASPIGQAVDGPVNAPFVALFGRDVIGNGVNGFTGTNTSLIGQTGWFGNLGDGGFLFGDGGTGAAGTAAHTAGFAGGSAGLIGNGGVGGLGFSPTSGAGVAGEGGAGGAGGAGGWLMGNGGGGGLGGTAAASGGSFGGAGGVGGNGGLLFGNGGSGGFGGVGGASGGGKGGGGGVGGNGGLLVGDGGVGGQAGNGGIGVGGYGGDGGRGGAGGVSGLLAGNGGNGGNGGIGYYYGRGAGAGGAGGLAGLLGQIGAAGSTPTG from the coding sequence ATGAGCCCGGTTGTTGCCGCGCCTCCGGCTCGCGCGGGTGTGCTGGACATGATCATCGATCCCATCATTCAGCCGGTGATTGGGGCTGCCAGTACGGCTGCCCTCGAGGGTATTAATGCGGGCGCGGTTGCGTTGGAGGGTGTTGGTGCGGGTGCGGCTGTTTTCGATGGGTTTCATTCGGCTGCGCTTGAAAGCATCACGAGCGGCATCAATTTGAGTACCGCGGCTGCAGATCTCGGCGGCGTGAGTGCTGCTGCTTCTGGTACGGACCCTACGACGGCGCTGAATCAACTCATTTACGGGGCATTCGACGGTTTCTACAACGGTATTCATGCGGCAGGTGAGTCGTGGATTGCCAGCCCGATCGGTCAGGCCGTGGACGGGCCGGTCAATGCGCCGTTCGTCGCCCTGTTCGGGCGCGATGTGATCGGCAATGGCGTCAACGGTTTCACCGGCACCAACACCTCATTGATTGGTCAGACCGGGTGGTTTGGCAATCTCGGTGATGGCGGGTTCTTGTTCGGCGATGGCGGCACCGGTGCGGCCGGTACCGCCGCTCACACCGCCGGTTTTGCCGGTGGCTCCGCCGGATTGATCGGCAACGGCGGTGTGGGCGGTCTCGGTTTCAGCCCCACGAGCGGTGCCGGTGTCGCCGGGGAGGGTGGTGCTGGCGGTGCTGGTGGAGCGGGTGGCTGGCTGATGGGCAATGGGGGCGGCGGTGGCCTTGGCGGTACCGCCGCGGCGTCCGGCGGCAGCTTCGGGGGCGCCGGTGGTGTCGGCGGTAATGGTGGCTTGCTGTTCGGCAACGGCGGCAGCGGCGGCTTTGGCGGTGTCGGCGGGGCGTCCGGTGGCGGCAAAGGCGGTGGGGGTGGTGTCGGCGGTAATGGTGGCTTGCTGGTCGGTGATGGTGGTGTGGGCGGTCAGGCCGGCAATGGCGGCATCGGTGTCGGCGGTTACGGCGGTGACGGCGGTAGGGGTGGTGCTGGCGGTGTGAGCGGGCTGCTGGCCGGTAACGGCGGCAACGGCGGTAACGGCGGCATCGGCTACTACTACGGTCGCGGCGCCGGGGCCGGCGGGGCCGGCGGCCTAGCCGGGCTCCTCGGCCAAATCGGTGCAGCCGGCAGCACACCGACCGGCTGA
- a CDS encoding TetR/AcrR family transcriptional regulator produces MTAAVTPKGERRRYALVSAAAELLAEGGFEAVRHRAVARRAGLPLASTTYYFSSLDDLIARAVEHVGMIEVAQLRSRVAALSRRRRGPETTAEVLVDLLVGDVSGPGLAEQLISRYERHIASTRLPTLRETMRRNLRQRAEAVAEALERSGRSVHIELVRTLTCAVDGSVVSALVEGRDPRAAALATVVDLVDVLAPIDTRPVRI; encoded by the coding sequence GTGACTGCAGCAGTTACTCCAAAAGGAGAACGTCGACGGTACGCGCTCGTGAGCGCCGCCGCCGAGCTGCTTGCCGAGGGCGGGTTCGAGGCGGTGCGACACCGGGCGGTCGCTCGGCGGGCGGGCCTGCCGTTGGCGTCCACCACCTACTATTTCTCGTCTCTCGACGACCTGATCGCCCGCGCCGTCGAACACGTCGGGATGATCGAGGTGGCGCAGCTGCGGTCGCGGGTCGCCGCGTTGTCCAGGCGGCGCCGCGGACCGGAGACCACCGCCGAGGTGTTGGTCGACCTGCTTGTGGGCGACGTGTCCGGTCCGGGGCTCGCGGAGCAGCTGATATCGCGGTACGAGCGACATATCGCCAGTACCCGTCTGCCCACGTTGCGCGAGACCATGCGGCGCAACCTGCGGCAGCGCGCCGAGGCCGTGGCCGAGGCCCTCGAACGATCGGGCCGATCCGTGCATATCGAGCTGGTCCGCACGCTGACCTGCGCGGTCGATGGTTCGGTGGTTTCCGCCCTGGTCGAGGGTCGGGACCCCCGTGCGGCCGCGCTGGCGACGGTGGTCGATCTCGTCGACGTGCTGGCACCCATCGACACGCGACCGGTGCGGATCTGA